The [Clostridium] celerecrescens 18A genomic sequence TGAAAAATATGGGACATATCCACTGAAGCGATTCCTGTGCCCCGGTCGGCGACAGTGAACACAGCTGCTCCTTCTTCTGCATTTTCTCTTACCGTTACAGCGATTTCCCCTGCCGGCGGTGTGTGCTTTATGGCGTTATCCAAAAGATTCACAAGAACCTGGTCTATCAGCTTTGCATCCATAGGAACCAGCATCACGGAATCTGGGATGTGCACCGTGATTTCCCGCTCTGGTGCCCGTTTTCCAATGGCCATCACCGCAACACCGATCACTTCCTCAACCGCTTCCATCTGCTTGTTCAGTACAAGTCTGCTATCCTGCAGACGGGTCAGGCCTAATATATTTTCCACAAGTGAGTGGAGCCAGTCGGCATCTTTGTAAATGCCTTCTGCTAACGCATAACGGCTATCCTCCGGGTCTGTCATACCCATAAGCATTTCACTTGTTCCCATAATACCGGAAAGAGGGGTGCGCAGGTCGTGGGAAATGGCGCGGAGCAGATTGCTGCGATAACGTTCCTGAGCGATTTCTTCCTTGGAATTGATCCGTTCCTGAGCGCTTCTGAAACTGTCCATAGCAAGCGCGGCGCTTTCCAACATGGAACGGAGTAGACGCAGCTGGGCATCGCTCATTTGTTCCGCTGCTTCATTGGGAATCCGTAATATGCCAAGTATCGCCTCCCGGCCGTAAATGGGCCAGTCATAAAATTCTGTTCCTACTTCATAAGCTGTCTTCAGGTTTTCCATGCGGCGGCGGAGGGCTTCCTTGTCATCCACGTTCCGGCGTAGCTGTTCATTTGTATTTTTCTGTTGGATAAAGCTCTGTTCCGGTTGGCCGTTTTCATCAAAACAAAGGCAGGCGGCATGGCAGTTCAAAATATCACTGATGGTTTTAACGGTGATCGCTGCAATGTCGGAAATATCTGCTGCATCGGATAAATGGCTCGTCAGCTGGTACAGGGCACTGGCTTCTGCCTCTTTTTCCCGCGCCTCCAATGCATTTTGCTTTACTTTTGTAGTCAAGGCACTTGTGATAATGGAAGTAACGGTCATGATTCCAAAGGTGATAAAATAGGTGGGGTCATTAACTGAAAGTGTAAAATACGGTTCGGTAAAAAAATAATTGAACATACAAGTCGCTATGACTGTGGCAGCAATGCCATAGGCATATCCTCTTGTAAACCGTGCCGTCAGCAAAACGGACAAAATATAAACAACAACAATATTTGTTTCAGGAAAGCGAAGAAAGCGGAACATCCAGCAGATACCCGTAGCCGCTGCTATAAAAAGAAAGATGGTAAGAACATAACTGCGATGCTCACCCCGATTATTTTCTGCCATTTTTACCGCCTCCTTGCGATGCATGCCTGTAACAGGCCTTTTATTTGCATATGTACCGCTGATCATGGTTTCCGGGCGTACATATGTTTCATCCTTCCCATAACTGATTCATATAATTATAATTGTCTGAATAAATAATTGCAACAGCAAAACCATTCATTGCTGATTCGTCAGGTTGGGAGTATAATGCATATATGAGAAAATCTGTTTTTTACATCACCGGCTGGCTGCAATAGAAGATAGGAACAGGAAAGGAAGTGTCATATGACAGAATATAAAGATAAACAGGAATTGATAGATGAAATCTCAAAACGGGCGGAGCTATTCATTGAAGAATTTTCCCACATCCGGGAAGCTGACAAGGATAAACCATTGGATGGTGTGGACAGGACGCCGGCGCAGATGGTGGCCTATCAATTAGGGTGGCTGAACCTCCTTCTTTTCTGGGAAGAGCTAGAGCAGCAGGGAAGTACAGTTATCACCCCTCATCCTGATTATAAATGGAATAACCTGGGTGGCTTGTATGAGAGCTTTTACAGGCAATACGAATCATGCAGTTTACAGGAATTATGTACCATGTTTAACGAAACGGTTCAAAAAGTTATGAATATGACAGAAAGTTACTCAGATGATGAGCTTTTTCAGCCCGGAGGCAGGAGGTGGGCTGCTTCTACTCCTTCCAATTGGCCGATCTGGAAATGGATCCACATCAATACGGTAGCTCCTTTTCAGTCATTTAGAAGTAAAATCAGAAAATGGAAGAAGCTGTCACCGGTCTCTCTGTATGGGCGGGCTGAGGAAAAACAGCACCAGTCCTAGCAGAATCGTAGCAATCCCCGCTCCCTGCTGAAAGGAGATTGCTTCATTTAAAATAAAATAAGCCAGAATACATGTACCAATGGTTTCGCCTAAAATGCTCATGGATATAACGGTTGCAGGAATCCACTTTAACAGCCAATTAAAAATAAACTGACCAAATACAGTTGATATAAGAGCTAATCCCCCAAAGGCCATCCAGGTGGCTGCAGGATAGCCGGAAAATGAGCTGCGCTCCATTATTGCACAGCATCCCAGGAAAACGGAACTGCTTAAATAACTTATGACGGAGTAAGGAACCGCGGATAATTCCTTTCTAATTGCCTGGCCGATAAAAAAGTAGATGCTGATAAATCCTGCCGCCAGGAATGCCAGCAGATCCCCAAACAGGGCCTGGGAGCTTATTTGAAAATCTCCCCATCCGATCAGAAAGCAGCCGGCAATGGCGATCAGGCAGCCTCCGATGGCCAACTTATGGAAACGCTCTTTTAGAAAAATAAATCCGATGGCAATAGAGAATAGGGGCTGCAGTGTTACAATTACGGTGGAGCTCGCCACTGACGTATGTCTTAATGATTCAAACCACAGCATATAATGGGCGGATAAAAGCAGTCCTGACAAAATCCCCAGTGTCCATTGCTTTTTCGAAAGGGACATCAGTTGACGCTTGTTTTCCTTGCTGGTCAGTAAAAATGGCAAAAGGAGCAAAGCGGCAAAAAATAACCGGAAAAATGCCGTTATGGCGGAGGGGGCATTTGCCAGGCGCACGAAAATAGCGGAAGTGGAAAGGGAAAAGACACCGAAAAGAAGAGCCAGGTACAGTCCAATATTCGTTTTCAAAGTTATTCTCCTATGTTGTAAGATAAAATTTAAATGGAATCAAATGCATTAGTTATTATAGTATGATCATTTGGGAAAAGCCAGCTTTATTTCACAATTCCGGAAGATAGATTAAATCCAAATATGGAGGGCTGCTGAATCGGCAACATTATGAAAGAATACCTGTGGAATATTTGAAGGTTAAATGGTATAATGGAAATAACAAATGATAAGGAGCAGAAACAAAGTTATATGGATAAATTTCAAGCATTAAAGCACTATTTCGGCTACGACAGTTTCCGGGAGGGGCAGGAAATTCTTATCGACAGTATTTTGTCCGGAAAAGACGCCCTGGGAATCATGCCCACCGGTTCCGGAAAATCCCTGTGCTTCCAAATTCCAGCTCTTATGATGGAAGGAATCACACTGGTTATTTCTCCCCTGATCTCCCTCATGAAGGACCAGGTAACAACACTCAATCAAGCAGGTATTCATGCCGCTTATCTTAACAGTTCTTTGACTGCAAGTCAGTATTATAAGGCCCTGGCCTATGCGCGGGAAGGGCGATACCCCATTATTTATGTAGCACCGGAACGTCTTGTGACGGATGAATTTCTGGATTTTGCATTAAGTACAAATATTTCTATGGTAGCGGTGGATGAAGCTCACTGTGTATCCCAGTGGGGACAGGATTTCAGACCCAGCTATTTAAAAATCGTGGATTTTATTGACAGGCTTCCAAAACGTCCGGTCATCAGCGCATTTACGGCCACTGCTACCGAAGAAGTCCGTGAAGATGTCATTGATATTCTCATGCTCAGAGAGCCTGCCGTGGTGTCTACGGGATATGACAGACCCAATCTTTATCTGGGAGTTCAGTCTCCTAAGGATAAGTATGCTACATTAAAGAACTATGTGGAATGCCACCCGGATCAATGCGGGATTATTTACTGTCTGACCAGAAAGCTGGTGGAAGAGGTATGTGACCGGCTGAATCAAGAGGGATTTTCGGCAACCAGGTACCACGCCGGGTTAAGCGATGAGGAGCGGAGGAAGAACCAGGAGGACTTTATCTTTGATAGAAGCCGGATCATGGTGGCAACCAATGCTTTTGGCATGGGAATCGATAAATCCAATGTACGGTTTGTTATCCATTACAACATGCCGAAGAACCTGGAGTCCTACTATCAGGAAGTGGGCCGGTGCTCCAGAGACGGAGAGCCGGGGGAATGCATTCTGTTATACAATGGTCAGGATGTCGTGACTAATCAGATATTTATTGACAATAACCAGGATAATCAGGAGCTGGATTCCCTTACCCGCCAGATGGTCATGGAGCGGGATCGTGAACGGCTTAAGAAGATGACCTTTTACTCCTTTACCAACGAATGCCTCAGGGACTACATCCTGCGGTACTTTGGGGAGTATGGGGAAAATTACTGCGGCAACTGTTCCAACTGCTTAAGCCAGTTTGAAACAGTGGATGTGACGGATATTACAAAAGAACTGGTGGGATGCGTAAAGGCAAGCAGGCAGAGGTATGGAACTGCGGTCATTATCGATACGGTACATGGAGCCAATACGGCAAAGATCAGAAACTACCGGATGAATGAGAATCCTCATTATGGAAATCTGGCAAAGGTTCCTGCCTATAAGCTTCGGCAGGTGATGAACCATTTATTTTTAAACGATTGGTTAGCCATAACCAATGATGAATACGCCATTGTTAAGCTGACAGAGAAATCAAAGGCGGTACTGGAAGATGGTGAATCCGTGATCATGAAGATGGCTAAGGAACAGGAACCTGTGGAGAAGGTTAAGAGCGGAAAGAAGATAAAGAAATCAAGTGCATCTGCACTGGAATTGACAGAAGGGGAGGCTGCTTTGTTTGAAACTCTAAGGGCGCTTCGGATGGTAATTGCCAAAGAGGAAAAAGTACCGCCCTATATTGTATTCTCCGATAAAACCCTGGTACATATGTCCGTGAAGAAACCGAAGACAAAGGAAGAGATGCTGTCAGTTTCCGGGGTAGGAGAATTTAAGTTCGAGAAATATGGTGAGAGGTTTTTAGCGGTTTTTTTGTAATGGCCCCAAGACCACGGGCAGGAAAGAGGAAATATGAAGATTTTTCATTTATCTGATTTGCATATCGGAAAACAGTTAAACGGCTACAGTTTAAAAGAAAACCAGGAAAAAGTCCTAAATCAGATTGTGGATTATGCAGCGGCCCAGCAACCGGATGCTGTACTGATCTGCGGCGATATTTATGATAAAACGGCTCCTTCCGGTGAGGCATATACCATGTTTGGCAATTTCCTGGAAGCCCTTTCCGGAATAAAGCCAGAGATCACGGTCCTGATCATTGCAGGAAACCATGATTCGCCGGAACGTCTGTCCTATGCCTCGGCCTTTCTGGAACGGCATCGCATTCATTTATCCGTGTTCCCGCCCAGGAGCCAGGAGGAGTACTTAAAAAAGGTGATATTACGGGATGAAAATGGTCCGGTGAATTTCTACCTCCTGCCCTTTTTAAAACCTGGGTATGTCAGGCAGCTTTTTCTTGACAATCAGCCGGAGGGATACGAAAGTGCCATAAGAGCTGTACTGGAGAGAGAAACCATCGATGCCGGAGAGCGAAACATCCTTTTATCCCATCAATTTTACGCAGCAGGCAATAAAGACCCGGAAACCTGTGAGTCAGAGCAGGCGGTCATCATGGCGGGCGGTTTGGACCGGGTAGATGCCTCTGTTCTTTCTGACTTTGATTACATAGCTCTGGGACATCTCCACGGTTCCCAAAAGGTGGGCAAGGCTTTTATTCGATACTGCGGGACTCCCTATAAATATTCCGTCAGCGAAGAAAACCATAAAAAATCAGTCACTGTGGTGAATATAGGTAAAAAAGGAGACGAACCGGAGCTTGAATTCCTTCCGCTCAATGGAATCCAGGATGTGAGGCGGGAAATAGGAACCTTGTCTGAAATTCTTAAAAGAGCCTCAGAAGAAAAACGCCATGATTATGTCAGCGTCACGCTCACCGATGAAGAGGAGCCTTACCGGGTCAGAGAACGCTTAGAAGAGGTGTTTGATCATTTACTGGAGCTTCGGGTGGATAATGAGCGCACCAGGCAAAAGCGTCTGGAAGAGGGAGAGACCGTACCGGTTCTTAAACCTTTGGAGGCATTTCGGCAGTTTTTCAAGGCGGTAAGAGGGGAAGAGATGACAATGGAGGAAGAACAGGCCATGGAGCGTATCGTACAGGAAGCAAAGGAGGAAGAGGGATTATGAAGCCATTGCAGTTGACCATGTCCGCTTTTGGTTCCTATGGAGGAAAGGAAACCGTGGATTTTGAAAAAATCGGTCACGGAATTTTCCTTATTACAGGAGATACGGGAGCAGGAAAGACCACCATTTTTGATGCCGTTTCATTTGCCCTGTTCGGGGAAACAAGCGGACAGAAGCGGGAGCCTTCCATGATGCGCAGCCAGTATGCGGCAGAAGACCAGGAAACTTATGTTTCCCTGAAATTCTCTGAAGGGGGTGAGAGGTATGAAATTACAAGAAGCCCCTCCTATACAAGGATCAGTAAAAGAAGAAATAAAAATGGAGAATATTCTGCAGTCCCTGTTCCGGCAAAGGCCTCCCTCCTCTTGCCCGATGGATCAGAGTACCCAGGCAGCCTTCGGGATATCAACCAGAAGATCCAGGAAATTGTAGGTGTGGACTTAAACCAGTTCTCGCAAATCGCCATGATTGCCCAGGGAGATTATTTAAGGCTTCTTCATGCATCTTCCAGAGAACGGAAAGAGATATTCTCCAGGATCTTTAACACCGGGATTTACAGCCGCATCCAGTTGAAATTAAAAGAGCAGAACAATTTTTTTTATGACAGTCTGGAGAACAACCGCAGGTTATGTTTTCATGAACTGGAAAATGTAGTACTTTTGGATGAAAGCACTTATCAGCAATCATGGCGGGAGCTTTTAGATTTTAAGGAGACAAGGACAGAGGAGATTAAGAATCTTTTAGGTTCCATTCTGGCAGAGATAAAGAAAAAAGAACAGGAGCTTTGTGAAGAACGGGACCATAGGGGAAAGCTTCTTTCAGAAGTGGAAGGGCAGTTAAGCCGGGCCCAGGAAGTGAACCGTCTCTTTGACGGCCTTATGCAGGCAAAGGCCAGGCTGGATATTCTGGAAGGCCAGAAGGAACAATGGCTGGAGATAGAAGAGCAATTAAAGGAAGCCATCCGGGCAGAAAAGGCAAAAGGCCCGGAGAACCAGTTCTTAGGTAAAAAAAGAGAATATGAGGCAGCCATAAAGAGGACCCAACAGCTTAAAAAGGAATTGGAGGAGATAACCCTTGCTCTTGCATCTGCAGAAAAGGTGGCTAAGGAAACCAGGGAGGCCTCCCAGGGAGAAGTTCCCAAGCTGTCAGTTTTCATCGAACGGTTAAATGAGTCCATGCCGCTCTATGGCCGCTGGAAAACCATGGAGAGATCTTCCCTTGATAAGAAAAGAGAGGAAGAGGAGGCCGGACAGTACTTCCATAGAATTGAGGCCGGACTGATCCGGTTAAAGGAGCGCCTGGCTGCAAACGAAACAAGGCAGGAAAAGCTGGAAAAAGGGGCAAGGAGTCTGCTGGAAATAAGACAGAGAAAAACTGTGCTCCTGGAGCGGCAGCAGGCCATGGAAAACCTTGAGAAAGCAGCTAAGGCAGGGGAGGCGGCAGATTTAAAACGAGAGGAATACCAGGAAGCGGTTATATGCGCCCAGAAAGATTACGAACAGGCGGAAGCGCACTATAATGACAGGTTTCGTGAGTTTCTGGCGTTGCAGGCTGGAATTATGGCTAAGGAGCTGGCAGATGGAGTCCCCTGTCCTGTCTGCGGTTCTGTCCATCATCCTCTGAAGGCAGAGCTGATAGAGGATGCTGTCACCCAGGAAGAGGTGGAGCAGGCAAAGAAGGCCAGAAATCAGGCAGAGGAACGGCGATCCCAGGCCGTTCAAGCTGCCGTCAGGGCCTTGGAGGTCTGCCGTCACTTAAAGGAGCTGCTGGAGGGAGAGGAAGAAAAATGGTTTGGGACTTCTTTCCCTCAGGATCAGCTTCGTGTCCGTCTGTATGACGAAAGAGAACGGGCCGGCATGCTTTTGCAGGAAGTGGAAAAGGAAGAACAGGAGGCATTGGAGTCTGACCGCCTTCTTAAGAAGCTTCTGGAAGAGAGGAAAGCGGACCGGGGGAAACTTGAGGAACTGGAACATAAAAAAGAAGAGACAATGAACAATTGGCAGCAGAAACAGCTGGACAGGGCAGCTGCTGTTGCAGAGGCGGTTCACATAAAGAAGCTTCTTCCGTACCCAGAGGAAGAGGAAGCCATGGGGAAGCTGGCTGGTTTCAAAAAAAGGAAAGAGGAGCTTTTAAGAGCAGAGGAGCAGGCGGATAAACGATTCCAGTATATCTTAGTGAAAGAAAAGGAAGGGAAAGGCCGCCTGGTTTCGGAAGAGGAAAACAAAGAGACGCGAAGGCTTGCACTTGAGCAGGCAGATGCCGCGTTCCAATCCGCCTTGGTGGAGCTGGGATTTATAAAAGAAGAGGATTACCATAAGGCAAAGCGGGCGCCGGAAATTGTAAGGCAGTGGGAGCAGGAAACAGGGAATTATGAAAAGGAACTGTTAAAGGCCCGCACCGTTTATGGCCAGTTTAAGGAGCAGACAAAGGGGCGCGAAAGGATAGAAACGGAGCAATGGAAAGGACAGGCGGAAGCTCTTAAGGACGAACAGAAACAGTTGCAGACCAGGGTGGCAAGGGTCACGGCCATTGGCAGCAGGGCTCTTCAGGCTGCCCAAAATCTGGAGCGGCTGTGGAAGGAGAGAGAGCAGCTGGAAGAGAAGTACCGTCTGTACCATACCCTGTTTCAGACAGCCAACGGGAAAATGGCAGGCTCCGTCAGCCTGGACTTTCAGACCTATGTCCAGAGGCAGTACTTTAACCAGATGATCCATGCGGCTAACAAACGGCTTGACGTTATGACAGACGGCCAGTTCCTGCTCCAGTGCAGGGATTTGGAAACACTTGGAAAGCAGGGGGAGGTAGGCCTGGATTTGGATGTGTACAGTATGGCAACGGATAAGGTACGTGATGTTAAAACACTTTCCGGCGGAGAATCCTTCATGGCAGCTCTTGCCATGGCTCTTGGTATGACGGATATCATCCAGCGCACGGCAGGGAATGTGAGTATGGATGCTCTTTTCATTGACGAAGGTTTTGGTTCTCTGGATGAGGAATCCAGGCTTAAGGCAGTCCGCATCCTTCAGGAGCTGGCCGGGGGGCACAGACTGATCGGGATTGTTTCCCATGTGACGGAATTAAAGGAACAGATCGGAAAGAAGCTTCTGGTGAAAAAAACAGAAAAAGGAAGCAGGATTTTGTGGGATTTAGATATCCTTCCTGATGGTTTATGACATGGTAATGGAAGCCTTGTTTGGTCTGGTATGTTCCCGGTTTGTTTACGGTCTGGTTTCCATGAAAAATAAGCTTGGGAGAACCTTTGGTGATCCGGTTAAAAAAACAACCATTGTAAGTATCTTTCTGGCAATATTGTTTATTCTATTGGGAATGGGAAGATAATCCGGTCTGGAACGAATTTGATTTCAGCCGGTTTCCATGCCTCTGTTTGCAATCGGTAAAAGCCTTGGCGCGACTGTTGCAGGAATTCTGGGATTACCCTTGACTTTGCTGCCGCAATGGGATATGCCGAGGTTTTGGCTATTCTTATCTGCCATATTTTTTGTGGTCTGCAGCATTGCATATCTATTTAATGGAGACAGATCCATATAGACGTCTTAAATGAAATTATTTAACTTAAGATTTTTTGAAAAATAAATCAATGGATGAATCGGGTATTTTGCTCTATAATAAATAGAGCCACGAAACAAGATTAACATACAGAAAGGAAGATACCATGTTAAACTGCGAAAGAACCAGTGTTATGAACATAGAAAATGCCATTCGGGGTGCAAGAAATCCCATGAATAGCTGGGACCGGATGGACAGCGGATATAATGAGAAGGGTGAATACATCCTTGGACCCAATGATCTCGGCCTTGCAAAGCGGCTGAGAAAAGCAGGAAGCGACCACCGCAAATACATCCGCCAGATCCTGGTATCTGTGGATATTACGGCGCCGATTTACTGGTGGAAAGAATACGATACCTACAAAGTGGCTACTGTGGCCAATTCCACCAGTACCATGCATAAGATTCACAGCAAGCCCTTTGAACTGGAGGATTTCAGCCATGACCATATGTCGGAAGGAACGTTGGTTTTTATGGAAACTGTGGTGTCTGAATTGGAAAAGATCCGTCTGCGCTACATAGAGAATAAAAAGAAAGAGGACTGGTATGATCTGATTCAGCTCCTTCCATCCAGCTATAACCAGATGAGGACATGCACCTTAAATTATGAAACCCTGATCAATATTTACTTTGCAAGGCGCAGCCACAAGCTGGAAGAATGGCATGACTTCTGCCGGTGGATCGAATCACTTCCTTATGCAAAAGAACTGATCATTGGAGAAGAATAAAGGAAAAGGAGGGGTTGACCTATGAATATCATTGTTGCAGTGGATAAAAACTGGTCCATCGGCAATCAGGGCCAGCTTCTTGTTTCCATCCCAGAGGATAAAAAGCTGTTCCGGGAGGAAACCATGGGGAAGGTGATCGTCATGGGACGAAAGACACTTGAGAGCCTTCCTGGAAAGCAGCCGCTCTATGGAAGAATCAACATCGTATTGACCAGGGATCCGGATTATAAAGTAAAGGGAGCAGTTGTCTGCCACAGCCTTCCAGAGGCCCTTAAAGAGCTTGGTAATTATCCGGAGGAGGATTGCTTTATCATAGGCGGGCAAAGTATTTACGAACAGTTTTTCCCATATTGTAAAACGGCCCATGTGACTTATATTGACTATATGTACAGTGCCGATACACATTTCACCAATCTGGACCAGGATCCGACATGGGAAATGGCGGCGGAAAGCGATGAACAGACTTATTTTGATTTATGCTATACGTTCCGCATGTATCAGAGGAAAGGTTAAATTCAGGAGCTTTTCAGCCTTTCGCCTGTGAATTAACTGGATATACAAGCATATCCAGTTGCTTCATCAGGATACAAAATCTGTAAGATTATAGGCAAAATACGACCGAATCTATAAATTTTTATTGATATTTTTTTAATAAATGTTGTCAGTGCCATATAAAAATGGTAATATGATACGAGTACTATTTCACCTGATCGTTGGGGAAGGCATCAGGAAAGGTGTACAGGTATATTCACGAAGACATTAGGAGGATGAAGATGTATAGGATTTTAAAAGCAGAGATGTTAGCTGACAAGATCTATCTGATGGATGTGGAAGCACCTCGGATTGCCAAAGCCTGCCAGCCTGGAGAATTTGTTATTGTCAAGATGGATGACAGAGGGGAGAGAATTCCCCTGACCATTTGTAATTATGATCGTGAGAAGGGAAGCATTACCATTGTATTCCAAACCGTTGGTGCAAGCACGGAAAAGATGGCTGTTTTA encodes the following:
- a CDS encoding SbcC/MukB-like Walker B domain-containing protein, giving the protein MKPLQLTMSAFGSYGGKETVDFEKIGHGIFLITGDTGAGKTTIFDAVSFALFGETSGQKREPSMMRSQYAAEDQETYVSLKFSEGGERYEITRSPSYTRISKRRNKNGEYSAVPVPAKASLLLPDGSEYPGSLRDINQKIQEIVGVDLNQFSQIAMIAQGDYLRLLHASSRERKEIFSRIFNTGIYSRIQLKLKEQNNFFYDSLENNRRLCFHELENVVLLDESTYQQSWRELLDFKETRTEEIKNLLGSILAEIKKKEQELCEERDHRGKLLSEVEGQLSRAQEVNRLFDGLMQAKARLDILEGQKEQWLEIEEQLKEAIRAEKAKGPENQFLGKKREYEAAIKRTQQLKKELEEITLALASAEKVAKETREASQGEVPKLSVFIERLNESMPLYGRWKTMERSSLDKKREEEEAGQYFHRIEAGLIRLKERLAANETRQEKLEKGARSLLEIRQRKTVLLERQQAMENLEKAAKAGEAADLKREEYQEAVICAQKDYEQAEAHYNDRFREFLALQAGIMAKELADGVPCPVCGSVHHPLKAELIEDAVTQEEVEQAKKARNQAEERRSQAVQAAVRALEVCRHLKELLEGEEEKWFGTSFPQDQLRVRLYDERERAGMLLQEVEKEEQEALESDRLLKKLLEERKADRGKLEELEHKKEETMNNWQQKQLDRAAAVAEAVHIKKLLPYPEEEEAMGKLAGFKKRKEELLRAEEQADKRFQYILVKEKEGKGRLVSEEENKETRRLALEQADAAFQSALVELGFIKEEDYHKAKRAPEIVRQWEQETGNYEKELLKARTVYGQFKEQTKGRERIETEQWKGQAEALKDEQKQLQTRVARVTAIGSRALQAAQNLERLWKEREQLEEKYRLYHTLFQTANGKMAGSVSLDFQTYVQRQYFNQMIHAANKRLDVMTDGQFLLQCRDLETLGKQGEVGLDLDVYSMATDKVRDVKTLSGGESFMAALAMALGMTDIIQRTAGNVSMDALFIDEGFGSLDEESRLKAVRILQELAGGHRLIGIVSHVTELKEQIGKKLLVKKTEKGSRILWDLDILPDGL
- the recQ gene encoding DNA helicase RecQ; translation: MDKFQALKHYFGYDSFREGQEILIDSILSGKDALGIMPTGSGKSLCFQIPALMMEGITLVISPLISLMKDQVTTLNQAGIHAAYLNSSLTASQYYKALAYAREGRYPIIYVAPERLVTDEFLDFALSTNISMVAVDEAHCVSQWGQDFRPSYLKIVDFIDRLPKRPVISAFTATATEEVREDVIDILMLREPAVVSTGYDRPNLYLGVQSPKDKYATLKNYVECHPDQCGIIYCLTRKLVEEVCDRLNQEGFSATRYHAGLSDEERRKNQEDFIFDRSRIMVATNAFGMGIDKSNVRFVIHYNMPKNLESYYQEVGRCSRDGEPGECILLYNGQDVVTNQIFIDNNQDNQELDSLTRQMVMERDRERLKKMTFYSFTNECLRDYILRYFGEYGENYCGNCSNCLSQFETVDVTDITKELVGCVKASRQRYGTAVIIDTVHGANTAKIRNYRMNENPHYGNLAKVPAYKLRQVMNHLFLNDWLAITNDEYAIVKLTEKSKAVLEDGESVIMKMAKEQEPVEKVKSGKKIKKSSASALELTEGEAALFETLRALRMVIAKEEKVPPYIVFSDKTLVHMSVKKPKTKEEMLSVSGVGEFKFEKYGERFLAVFL
- a CDS encoding DUF4118 domain-containing protein, which encodes MAENNRGEHRSYVLTIFLFIAAATGICWMFRFLRFPETNIVVVYILSVLLTARFTRGYAYGIAATVIATCMFNYFFTEPYFTLSVNDPTYFITFGIMTVTSIITSALTTKVKQNALEAREKEAEASALYQLTSHLSDAADISDIAAITVKTISDILNCHAACLCFDENGQPEQSFIQQKNTNEQLRRNVDDKEALRRRMENLKTAYEVGTEFYDWPIYGREAILGILRIPNEAAEQMSDAQLRLLRSMLESAALAMDSFRSAQERINSKEEIAQERYRSNLLRAISHDLRTPLSGIMGTSEMLMGMTDPEDSRYALAEGIYKDADWLHSLVENILGLTRLQDSRLVLNKQMEAVEEVIGVAVMAIGKRAPEREITVHIPDSVMLVPMDAKLIDQVLVNLLDNAIKHTPPAGEIAVTVRENAEEGAAVFTVADRGTGIASVDMSHIFQMFYTTHGKEADSQRGVGLGLAICESIVKAHGGTISAKNRKNGGAEFTFTLPLEAESND
- a CDS encoding DMT family transporter is translated as MKTNIGLYLALLFGVFSLSTSAIFVRLANAPSAITAFFRLFFAALLLLPFLLTSKENKRQLMSLSKKQWTLGILSGLLLSAHYMLWFESLRHTSVASSTVIVTLQPLFSIAIGFIFLKERFHKLAIGGCLIAIAGCFLIGWGDFQISSQALFGDLLAFLAAGFISIYFFIGQAIRKELSAVPYSVISYLSSSVFLGCCAIMERSSFSGYPAATWMAFGGLALISTVFGQFIFNWLLKWIPATVISMSILGETIGTCILAYFILNEAISFQQGAGIATILLGLVLFFLSPPIQRDR
- a CDS encoding exonuclease SbcCD subunit D, encoding MKIFHLSDLHIGKQLNGYSLKENQEKVLNQIVDYAAAQQPDAVLICGDIYDKTAPSGEAYTMFGNFLEALSGIKPEITVLIIAGNHDSPERLSYASAFLERHRIHLSVFPPRSQEEYLKKVILRDENGPVNFYLLPFLKPGYVRQLFLDNQPEGYESAIRAVLERETIDAGERNILLSHQFYAAGNKDPETCESEQAVIMAGGLDRVDASVLSDFDYIALGHLHGSQKVGKAFIRYCGTPYKYSVSEENHKKSVTVVNIGKKGDEPELEFLPLNGIQDVRREIGTLSEILKRASEEKRHDYVSVTLTDEEEPYRVRERLEEVFDHLLELRVDNERTRQKRLEEGETVPVLKPLEAFRQFFKAVRGEEMTMEEEQAMERIVQEAKEEEGL
- a CDS encoding dihydrofolate reductase yields the protein MNIIVAVDKNWSIGNQGQLLVSIPEDKKLFREETMGKVIVMGRKTLESLPGKQPLYGRINIVLTRDPDYKVKGAVVCHSLPEALKELGNYPEEDCFIIGGQSIYEQFFPYCKTAHVTYIDYMYSADTHFTNLDQDPTWEMAAESDEQTYFDLCYTFRMYQRKG
- a CDS encoding ClbS/DfsB family four-helix bundle protein, whose product is MTEYKDKQELIDEISKRAELFIEEFSHIREADKDKPLDGVDRTPAQMVAYQLGWLNLLLFWEELEQQGSTVITPHPDYKWNNLGGLYESFYRQYESCSLQELCTMFNETVQKVMNMTESYSDDELFQPGGRRWAASTPSNWPIWKWIHINTVAPFQSFRSKIRKWKKLSPVSLYGRAEEKQHQS